Genomic DNA from Pseudomonadota bacterium:
AGGTTGGCCAAAGGAGCAGGAAGATCCCGATGGGCCGGTCGAGCCGCATGAGGCGTGCGTACTGCCCCGCCCGCTCGCGGATCACCGGTAGGTACGGGTGCCTCGCGATCCGATCCACGAGGACCGCGAGCCGCGCGCGCGGTCGATCGAGGCTGTGGCGCTTCTGGATCACACCGAGCCGTAATGTAGCGCGTCGCCGAGCCAGCGCCGGGTGATGGCATCGACGCACTCGGGGTGACGGCGCAAGAGCACCCGGCCAGCGGCCTCGACGGCGGTGAGGAGATCGCCGTCGCGCCCGAGATCGGCGACCTTGAGGCGGTGCAGTCCGGCCTGGCGCGTCCCCAATAGCTCCCCTGGGCCGCGCAGCTCCAGGTCCCGGCGGGCGATCTCGAAACCGTCCTGCGTCCCGCGGATCGCGGACAGGCGCTCCCGCGCCAGCTCCGAGAGCGGCGCGTGATAGAGGAGCACGCAGTCGCTGTGGCGGGTGCCGCGTCCTACCCGGCCGCGCAACTGGTGGAGCTGGGCGAGCCCGAGGCGCTCCGCGTTCTCGATGATCATGAGGCTCGCGTCGGGCACATCGACGCCCACCTCGATCACCGTGGTGGCGACCAGGAGGTCGAGCGAGCCCCCCCGGAACTCCCCCATGACCCGGTCGCGTTCCTCGGCCTTCATGCGCCCATGGACCAGCCCCACCCTCACACCCGGCAGATCGGCGGCGAGTGCCGCCGCGGTGTCGGTCGCCGCCTGACACGCCAGGGCCTCGGATCCCTCGATGAGCGTACACACCCAATATACTTGCCGGCCTTCGCCACAGGCATGGGCGATGCGCCCGATCACCTCCGCGCGGCGCGCATCGGGCACCACCACGGTGGTCACCGGCTGGCGGCCGGGGGGCAGCTCGTCGATGAGCGAGACGTCGAGATCGGCGTAGGCGGTCATGGCGAGCGTGCGGGGAATAGGCGTCGCCGTCATGATCAACTGGTGGGGTACGATACCGGCCCCTTCGTCCCGGCCTTTGTCGCGCAGCGCCAGCCGCTGCTGTACCCCGAAGCGATGCTGCTCGTCGATGACGGCGAGGCCGAGCCTTTGAAACCTCACGTCGTCCTGAAACAGCGCGTGGGTCCCCACGGCGAGGTGTAGCGTGCCCTCTGCAATGCCTGAGAGCACCGCGCGCCGCTCGGACTTCGTGAGCCGGCTCCCCAGCCACCCGACCTCGATGCCGAGCGCTTCGAACCAGCCTCGAAAGCCGCGCAGGTGTTGCTCGGCGAGCAACTCGGTGGGCGCCATCACCGCGGCCTGGGATCCGGCCTCGATGGCCCGGAGCGCCGCGCAGGCCGCGACCACGGTCTTGCCCGAGCCCACGTCGCCTTGCAGTAGCCGGAGCATCGGGGCGGTCTTGGCGAGATCGGCCTCGATCTCCGCGACCACCCGCACCTGGGCGGCCGTGAGGGTGAAGGGCAGAGTGGACAGGAAGCGCGCCTTGAGCCCGCCCTCTGCGAGCAGTGCCGCGGTCGTTTGTGCCCGGATCTCGCCGCGCACGCGCCGCAGGCTCAAGTGGTGCGCCAAGAGCTCCTCGAAGGCCAGCCGTCGCCGCGCGGGGTGGGTGCTAAGCCCCAGCGCGTCCAGGGTCGCCTCGGGCGGCGGCCGGTGCAAGGCGGTGACGGCCTCGGCAAACCCCGGCAGCCGCCATCGATCCAGGACCTCCGGGGGGAGATCCTGCGCGGCGGCCAAGAGGCCGAACGCGTGCTGCACCAGTTGCCGCAGCACCCTTTGGCTCAGGCCTTCGGTGGTCGGATAGACCGGGCTCAAACAATCGTCGAGCGGCGGTTCCGAGCCCGCCCGCAGGAACACACACTCGGGATGAACCATCTCGAACTGATAGGGGCCCTGACTCACCCCGCCGAAACAGCGCAGGCGCGGCCCCCGAGCCAGGCGCGCCGCCTGTGCCGGGCTGAAATGGAAGAAGCGCAGCTGGATGGCCCCGCTCGGGTCCCGCAGCCCCACGACGAGCGCGCGTCGCCGGCCGCGGCCTTGCTCGGCATATTCCACCTGCCCCTCCACCTGGGCCCACTGGCCGAGACGCAGATCGCGGAGGGCGGTGATGCGTGTGCGGTCCTCGTAGCGGATCGGCAAATGCCCGAGGAGGTCCTGCACCCGCAGGATCCCGAGCTTTTTCAAGCGCTCGGCGGTCGCCGGCCCGACCATCTCCAAGTGCGTGACCGGCGCCTCCAGGCCCGCTGCCTCGTTAAGCTGTGAGGTCGGCTCGGGCACATCGGGGCGCCGCAGCGCCGTCTCCATTATCGAGAAGTGCTGGTCGAGAAGTGCTGGAACGCCCCAGGCTAGCGACCGAGGACCATGACCGCGTCTATCTCGACCGCGGCGCCGCGCGGCAGGGCCGCGACACCCACGGCCGCACGCGCCGGGTAGGGCTCGCTGAAATACCCCGCCATTACCTCGTTCACGATCGGGAAGTGGGTCAGATCGGTCAGGTAGACGTTGAGCTTCACGACCTCGGAGAGCCTGCCCTCCGCGGCCTCGGCCACCGCCTCGAGATTGTCGAAGACCCGCGCGATCTGGGCCCGGATGTCGCCCGGCACCAGATCCATGGTCGCCGGGTCGAGCGGGATCTGTCCCGACAGGTACACCGTATCCCCCGCCCGCACGGCCTGGGAATAGGTGCCGATGGCCTTTGGGGCCAGAGCGGTCGAAACGACGCTGCGAGCCAGCGTGGGATCGGACATTGGGGGAATGGACATTGGGTGTACCCAACAGGTTGAAGTCGATGAGCGACTAGGATAACCGCTCATCCGGCGCGGGCACAGCGCCGCCTCGTCGAGGCGGGGCGTACCCGAATGTACTCGCGCACGGCGTGTCTGCGCCTCTCCTACATGCTTCGCATCCAAGTTACGTGCGCCGTTACGACGAAGCCTCCTTGCCGCCTCACTATACGAAACGGCAGGTATCGAGTAGTAGTCTCGATGGTCCCCGAGCGCTGTCCTACGATCTCGGCGGAAACACCTCCTGAAGCGCGATGCCGAAGTAGAAGGTCAGGTACGGCTGCAGGTTGTTGTGAGGCGCATCGCCGCCACCGGGGGACAAGGCGCTGAGTTCATGCTCACGAGATTCGTGGTTGTTGTGGTCTGATACTGTTGGGGCCCAACTCAAAGCTCATGATGCGGATCTCTGATAAAAACGGTTCTGTCATAGACGCCTCCTTACCCGATTGCATTTTCTCTACTATCTTCCGAATTCTACCCCTGCCCCCGGGTAGTGTGGGGCAGGGGTTGTACCTATCCGTAGTGGAATTCGACGGTCGGTCACGGCTGCGCGCATGCCCCGGCGTTGAAGGTGGGCATGCCACCGATGCTCACGAGGAGCGGATTGTTAAAGCCGTTGGCGTCGTCTAGCTCGTTGGCAATGGCGGCAGCGGTCGGCGTCGCCTGGCGTACGTTGAAGACCTTTGTGACGCTGCTCTCGCTGCGCCTGAGGCGGATCTGCGTGCCATCTCCGGCCTGTCCGGCCACGTTCGAGAACGTGTTTGAGCCGATGTCCGCACACACGGTGCCGGCGTTGCCATCCGCTGGGAGGTGGTCGTTCTGCTGGACGGCGATCGCGCGCCCGCTGTCGATTTCCCTGACCGTATTCCCGGTTATCGTGGCGTTTGTCGCCGCACTCCCAGCCACAAGGGTGATGCCCACGTTGACGTTAATGCCCGTAAAGCTCGTCGACTCCTGGACGGTATTCCCCGTGATCGCGAGCATCACGGGGATTCGGCCTTCGTTCTGCACTCGGATCGGGAAGCCGAGGCTTGAGCCTGAACCTGCCGTGCCGAGTGTCCCGACCGTGTTGTTCTGGATACGTCCGGTGATTGACTTCGTGAAGGGCGGGTTCGCGTCGGCGAAGACGTTGATGCCGTGGGAGCGATTCCCGGTGACCGTGTTGCCGTTGAAGTCGAAGACCACCTGGGCACCGCCGGCGACCGAAGCCTGCGGGCCGACGTTGTTGTTGGTGAAGGTGGCGCCCGAGATGTTGCAGGTCAACGTCCCGCTGGTCCCGGAATGGTCGCACTGGACGCCCGTAGCGGTTGCAGGGGCGTTCCCCGTGAAGGTTCCGCTCGTGAGGTTCAGCGTCAGGCTGCCTGTGCTCCCGCCCGCGCCAAGGAAATTGAAGAGGTTTGCAATAGTCCCCGAAGCGCCGGTGCTCGATATGGTGTTGCCTGACATCTGCAGATCGGTGAGCGTGCCCGTGGTATTCGTGATCTGGAGCTGGAACGCGAAATTATTCCTGATGGTTGTGTTGGTAATGCTGGTCTGGTTCGCGCCGCCGAAGGCCGTCCCGGTCAAGTTGCTGATGTCGACGCCCGTTTCAAACGGGTTGTTACCATTGTCCTCGATGAGGCAGTTGTCGAGCCGGAAGCCGTTGACGGTCGCGCCGTTAATGCCGTGGCCGCCGCTACTCTGAATGTTCATGCGGCTGAAACTGACGTTCTGGACATTATTGAGCGTGATGCCGTTGCCCGTCGAATTTTGAATCGTCCCGCCCGAGCCGGCGGTGCCCGTGCCGGTGACGGTGAAGCTGCCGGTGGTGGTGTTCAGCACGATGCCGTTGGCCGCGCCGTTGGCCGAGACCGAGGTGAAACTGACCGTGCCGCCCCGAGTTTAAGAGGTTCACGGCCGTGCCGGTCGTCGTCGTGACGCTCACCTGGTTGACGGTGAGGCCCGTGGCCCCGCTACCGCTCACGCCGGCGGCGCTCGTGTTGTTGACGTTGAAGCCGCGCGCGGTGCCGCCGGTGGCGAGGGTGATCGTACCGTTGATGGTCGGGCGTGTGCCGTTGATCCCAGGCCGTGCCACGCTCGTCGCGGGCGGGGTGATGCCGAGCGCGGTGTCGAAGTTGGTATCGACCACCCCTTGACCGATCAGGCGCTGGTTGATGAGCAAACCAAAGCCGCCCGTGTAGGTGCTCGCACTGGTGAACACGAAGGTGCGGTCACCGTTGGCGATGGCGGCGGTGTCCGCCGCCGCCAAGGTGTTGAAGGGCGAGGACAGCCGCCCATCACCCGCCGCGCCGCCGTTATTGACGAACCACACCCGCGGTCCGCTCACGGCGACGGTGGCCGTGGCGTTGGTGCAGGCGCTTCCGGGCACGCCGCTGTCGCAGATCTGGTAGGTGAAGGTGTCGTTCGCGCCTGTAAAGCCGGCCGGCGGGTTGTAGCTGAAGCTGCCGTTGGCCGCGATCGTGACACTGCCGCCGTTGGCCGAGGCGATGGGCCCTGTCGCGGTTAGGCTGAAGGGTGTCGCACCCGCGCCCATCGACATCGGTGATGGTGGACCCGTCGAAGAGATCGCTCGCGCCATCGGGGATGGTGATGCCGATGTGGGCATGGGCCGGATAGGCCGCGGGTGGCGTGACCTGGGGCGCGTCGTTGACCGGCGTGACGGTGATGCTGAAGCCCTGCGGGCCGGAGGTATTCACCCCGCCGTTCCCGGTGCCGCCGCTGTCCTGGATGACCAGCATGATGCTGGCGTTGCCATTGGCGTTCAGCGCCGGGGTGAAGGTGAGCACGCCTCCCGAAGACACCGCGGGACCCGCCGAGAAGAGGCCCGGGTTGCTGTTATTGGTGATGTTGAAGGTCACCGTCTGGCCGGATTCGTTGGCCGGTCCCGGCGAGATCGCGGTGGCCCACGGGCTCACGACCTGTGGCCCGGCGTCTTCGAGGACGCTCTGGTTCGGGCCGGCGGTGAAGGAAGGCGCGTCGTTCACGGCGTTTATGGTGATCGTGAAGCTCTGGGGCGCCGAGGTGTCGACCCCACCGTTGGCGGTGTCCGCCGTTATCGGAGAGGATCAGTGTGATGGTCGCGCTGCCGAAGGCGTTGGCGGCCGGGGTATAGGTCAAAACCCCGCTCGACGAGATCGCCGGGGGCGCCGAGAACAGGCTCGGGTTGGTGTTGCCGGTGACGCTGAAGCTCACGGTCTGGCCGGATTCATCCGTTGGTCCCGGGGAGATCCCCGAGGCCCAACTCACGGACTGTGCCCCCGAGTCTTCGTCCACGGACTGGTTTGGCCCGGCGCTGAAGGCCGGCGCGTCGTTCACGGCGTTCACGGTGATCGTGAAGGTCTGTGAGTCCGAGGTGTCGTCGCCGCCGTTGTCGGTGCCGCCGTCATCGGACAAGGTGAGGGCGAGGTTCGCCGTGCCCGAGGCGTTGGCCGCTGGGGTATAGGTCAATGCGCCGGTCGGCGAGACCGAAGGCCCGGCCGAGAAGAGGCTCGGGTTGGTGTTGCCCATGATGTTGAAGGTCAACGCCTGGGTTGACTCCGGCTCGCCATCGTCGATGGCGGTTGCCCAGGGATTTACGGTTTGCGGGCCGGCGTCTTCATTCACCGTCTGATCCGTGCCCTTGGTGAACGAGGGCGCGTCGTTCACCGCATCTACGGTGATAGTGGATAGTGAAGCTCTGGGGCGCCGAGGTATCGACCCCACCGTTGGCGGTGCCGCCGTCGTCTTGCACGACCACATCAAAGGTCGAGACACCGTTGACATTGGCCGCGGGGGTGTAGGTCAGGGTGCCGTTCGCCGCCACTACCGGGGCCACGCTGAACAATGCCCCGTTGGAAATATTGCTTACGGTGTAACCGACCACGGCCTGGCCCGACTCATCGGGCGGCCCTGGATTGAACGTCGCCCAGCTTACGACCGTCTGGGCCCCGGCGTCTTCCAGTATCGTCGGCGGGTTGCTCGCCGTAAAACGGCGCGTCGTTGACACTGAGGACCGTCACGGTCTTTGTGATGGTGTTGCTGTTGGCCGAACCGTCGTTGGCCACGAAGGCGACGCTGCGGGCCGCCGTGTTCGGGTTCTGCGAGGTGTTCTCGTAGGTCACGTTGTGCAGCGCCGTCTGATAGTTGGCTAGCGTGGCAGAGCCGGTCAAGGACAGTATGCCCGTCAAGGGATCGAACGACCCGGTGATGGGGGGCGCGTCAACGAAGCCCAACACGTCCTGCCCGGTCTGGAACCCTGCGGTGATCCGTACCGTGGCGGACTCCAGGTTGGTGTCGTTCGCGTCGGCGACGGTCAGGGCGCCGTCGAGCACGATCGGCGCGCCGTCCTCGGTGAAGGTGGGGCTCGCGCCGCCCGCGGTCAGCTCCGGCGCGGTATTGAGGGCGATAGTGATAGTGGCGTCGGAGCCGAGGCTGGTGCCGCCATCGCCGTCGCTGAGCACGAAGCGCACGGTGCGGTTGGCGGCCGTGGGGGCGGTGGCATTGCTGTTCAGATAAGTGATGTTACGGAGCAGCGCGCTTACCGCTATGGCCCCGGCGCTGGCATTGAACGTGACGACGAGGTTGCCGCCACCGGCGCCACCGCCGCTGAAGCTGCCGATGATGACGGCACCGCTGCCGGGGTTGAACGTGACATCGGTGCCGGTGACCCCGATCTGGTTGACACCCGTACCCTGGTTGCGGATACCGATCTCATCTTCCGCAGTGACGAGGCCGCCGGGGAGCGACACGGTGAGGGTGCCGGTATCGAAATCGGGCGAATCGACATCGGCTGCGGCGGCGTCACCGCCCTGATCGATCGGGGTGGCCGGATCGCCCTGGGTATAGGCCAGGGTATCGCCGGCAAGGTTGGCGATGACGGGTGCGTCGTTGACACAGCTCACCGTGACGCTGACCGTGGCGATCGAGCCGCCGGGGCTCAGGGTATAGGTGAAAGTGTCAGGCGTGGTGCCGGGCGGGGCATTGCAGTAATCGGCCGCCGGCTGATACGTCAAGTCCGCGCCGCCCGTTGGGTGATCAGCACCGTGCCGCCGTTGGCCGAGGGGTTCTGCACCGCCGTGATCGTATTCGCGCCTCCGTCGAGGTCGGTGTCGTTGGCCAAGACGGCGATGGTCGTGGCGGATGCGTCCTCGTTTATCGTGACCGCATCGTTGGCCGCCATCGGCGGATCATCGACGCAATTCACGGTGACGCTGACCGTGGCGGTCGAGCCGCCGGGGCTCAGGGTGTAGGTGAAGGTGTCCGGCGTGGTGGCGGGCGGGTCGTTGCAGTAATCGGCCGCCGGCTGATACGTCAAGTCCGCGCCGCCGTTGGTGATCAGCACCGTGCCACCGTTGGCCGAGTGGTTCTGGACCGCCGTGATCGTTTTCGCGCCCCCGTCGAGGTCGGTGTCGTTGGCCAAGACGGCGATGGTCGTGGCGAGCGCGTCTTCGTTCACCGTGGCCACATCGTTGACCGCCACCGGCGGATCGTCGACCGCACTGACCGTGATGGTCACCGTGGCCAGGTTGGTCGAGTTGACGGTGCCGTCGTTCGCCCGGTAGGTGAAACTGTCGGTGCCCTCGAAATTGGTGTCCGGCGTGTACGTAAAGGACCCGTTGGGGTTCAGGGTGAGCGTGCCGTTGCTGACATCGGTATTCAACACGGCGGTGAGCGGATCGCTGGTGCCGTCGCTGTCGTTGCCCAGGACGCCTGGCGCGGGCTCGTTCAAGCTGGTGTCCTCGGCCACTGCGAAGGCGTCGTCCACGGCCACCGGAGCGACATTGGCCTTGACCTGCACCTGGTCCATATCCATGAGATCGCCATCGGACACGTCCAAGCGCAGCAAGTAAAACCCTTCCACATCGGGGATGAAGCTCGGTGCTGCGGTGGTCGCGCCCGAGAGATCGGCTTCGGCTCATAGGCGCCATCGACATCGGGCGTGAAGCGTGGGGCGGCGGTATTCCCGTTCGCGAGCGAGGCGTCGGTGACGGTGCTCGGCGGCGGGACCGACAGGAAGCGCCACAGGAAGGTCAGCGCATCGCCGTCGGGATCGGAAGAACCGGACCCATTCAGCGTCACCGGCAGAGCCGTCGTAGTGTTCGTATCTGAACCGGCATCGGCCAGTGGGGGATGGTTACCCCGCTCCACGATTATCCTGACCCGGGCCGCTCGTGACCTCGCGTGATCATTATCTCGGAATCTCGGACGCGGTATCGAAACCGATCCCGTCCCGTGAACCCGGAAGCCGGGGTATAGGTCACGATGCCGTTCCTGTGATTTCGCACCCGGCCATGTTTGGGCCGCGTGACGATCTTGATGCTCTTGGCCACCAAGCGGCCATCGGGGTCGCGGTCGTTCGCGATCACGTTGATGCGGACCGACGTGTTCTCGGCCGTTCGGGCAGAATCGTGCTGGGCCAGGGGCCGACGATTGGCGTGGCCGTCACCGGATACGAGCTCACAAAGTGGCAGCGTGCATCGCAGCGCGCACAAGAGCTCGTCGTTGCGCAGGATACGGCCGTCGCCGTCGCCATCGCGCGGATCGTTTCCCCCGCTCGCGGGGGATCCGACCGCCTGACGGATCGAAACGATGTCAATGCGGTCGATGTCGCGGTCGGCATCGACGTCACAGCGTGCCGCGGAGGCGGCCTGGCTGGCCATACCCATCGCAATAGCCAGAACCCAGTACGGCATCAGAGTAAGTGGATATCGCTTGGAGCGCATGGTCAGGGTCCTGGATGAGCTAGCGCTCGCCTGGCGCTGCGCTTGGGTGGCGGTGTTCCGCCTGCTTGTGTATCGGAGGGCGCACATCGGCGGCCGCGGGTTCCGCCCTTGCGCGTCCGATCGGGCGGCTCGTTCGCTAGTTGTGCGCACACCGGGTAAACTAATTCAAGTGGGTCGTGTTGGAATGACATCAATCATGGGAGGCGGTCCATTGACGCGTATGTCGCTCTAACTAGTGGCTCTAGCGTGGATTGTGCCAGCTTATGGATCGGACGATTCGCCGCACAAGGTCGGCAAGGGCATCGCCCTGCCGGCGTGTTTCGCGCGGATCTCGCAGACCGACAATCATCTGGCGATACAGGGGAGTTTGGAGTATGGCTACGAACCGTGGGGCGTCTATCTCGGCACCTGGGCCTCCAGCGTCAATACCATGACGTCGGACGGGGAGATCGAGATCCGGTGGTTCGGTGGCTTGCGGGGCGAATTTGTGACCGCCAGGATCGCTTGGGACCTCGGTGCCGTGTACTACTACCCGGGGGACGATCTGGAGCCCGAGAAGGATTATGTCGAGCCCAAGCTAGGTCTGAGCCATGAATTCGCGGGGCTGCCGCTCATGCCCAGGGTCTCGGCGAGCGTGCATTATTCGCCCGATTTCTATC
This window encodes:
- the recG gene encoding ATP-dependent DNA helicase RecG, with the protein product MVGPATAERLKKLGILRVQDLLGHLPIRYEDRTRITALRDLRLGQWAQVEGQVEYAEQGRGRRRALVVGLRDPSGAIQLRFFHFSPAQAARLARGPRLRCFGGVSQGPYQFEMVHPECVFLRAGSEPPLDDCLSPVYPTTEGLSQRVLRQLVQHAFGLLAAAQDLPPEVLDRWRLPGFAEAVTALHRPPPEATLDALGLSTHPARRRLAFEELLAHHLSLRRVRGEIRAQTTAALLAEGGLKARFLSTLPFTLTAAQVRVVAEIEADLAKTAPMLRLLQGDVGSGKTVVAACAALRAIEAGSQAAVMAPTELLAEQHLRGFRGWFEALGIEVGWLGSRLTKSERRAVLSGIAEGTLHLAVGTHALFQDDVRFQRLGLAVIDEQHRFGVQQRLALRDKGRDEGAGIVPHQLIMTATPIPRTLAMTAYADLDVSLIDELPPGRQPVTTVVVPDARRAEVIGRIAHACGEGRQVYWVCTLIEGSEALACQAATDTAAALAADLPGVRVGLVHGRMKAEERDRVMGEFRGGSLDLLVATTVIEVGVDVPDASLMIIENAERLGLAQLHQLRGRVGRGTRHSDCVLLYHAPLSELARERLSAIRGTQDGFEIARRDLELRGPGELLGTRQAGLHRLKVADLGRDGDLLTAVEAAGRVLLRRHPECVDAITRRWLGDALHYGSV
- a CDS encoding RidA family protein, encoding MSIPPMSDPTLARSVVSTALAPKAIGTYSQAVRAGDTVYLSGQIPLDPATMDLVPGDIRAQIARVFDNLEAVAEAAEGRLSEVVKLNVYLTDLTHFPIVNEVMAGYFSEPYPARAAVGVAALPRGAAVEIDAVMVLGR
- a CDS encoding cadherin-like domain-containing protein — its product is MNDAPSFTAGPNQSVLEDAGPQVVSPWATAISPGPANESGQTVTFNITNNSNPGLFSAGPAVSSGGVLTFTPALNANGNASIMLVIQDSGGTGNGGVNTSGPQGFSITVTPVNDAPQVTPPAAYPAHAHIGITIPDGASDLFDGSTITDVDGRGCDTLQPNRDRAHRLGQRRQCHDRGQRQLQLQPAGRLYRRERHLHLPDLRQRRARKRLHQRHGHRRRERTAGVVRQ
- a CDS encoding cadherin-like domain-containing protein; translated protein: MSTTRRFTASNPPTILEDAGAQTVVSWATFNPGPPDESGQAVVGYTVSNISNGALFSVAPVVAANGTLTYTPAANVNGVSTFDVVVQDDGGTANGGVDTSAPQSFTIHYHRRCGERRALVHQGHGSDGE
- a CDS encoding cadherin-like domain-containing protein, encoding MDQVQVKANVAPVAVDDAFAVAEDTSLNEPAPGVLGNDSDGTSDPLTAVLNTDVSNGTLTLNPNGSFTYTPDTNFEGTDSFTYRANDGTVNSTNLATVTITVSAVDDPPVAVNDVATVNEDALATTIAVLANDTDLDGGAKTITAVQNHSANGGTVLITNGGADLTYQPAADYCNDPPATTPDTFTYTLSPGGSTATVSVTVNCVDDPPMAANDAVTINEDASATTIAVLANDTDLDGGANTITAVQNPSANGGTVLITQRAART
- a CDS encoding Ig-like domain-containing protein produces the protein MPYWVLAIAMGMASQAASAARCDVDADRDIDRIDIVSIRQAVGSPASGGNDPRDGDGDGRILRNDELLCALRCTLPLCELVSGDGHANRRPLAQHDSARTAENTSVRINVIANDRDPDGRLVAKSIKIVTRPKHGRVRNHRNGIVTYTPASGFTGRDRFRYRVRDSEIMITRGHERPGSG
- a CDS encoding TorF family putative porin, producing the protein MPAYGSDDSPHKVGKGIALPACFARISQTDNHLAIQGSLEYGYEPWGVYLGTWASSVNTMTSDGEIEIRWFGGLRGEFVTARIAWDLGAVYYYPGDDLEPEKDYVEPKLGLSHEFAGLPLMPRVSASVHYSPDFYLEAGKAVYADGAVGMSLPYGFALAFHVGCQTVDAVDLADLEVDVEIAGGI